The following are from one region of the Microbacterium sp. cx-55 genome:
- a CDS encoding cellulase family glycosylhydrolase, which yields MIRIPRPVTRHGLVALGMLLSVVTGLIGGLVPNSTDANERGWLHTSGADIVRADGTPVTIKAISWFGLETSNCAPHGLWTIPLDEGMHQIASLGFTTVRLPFSNECLAAKASSSIDRTTNPQLADLAPLDLLDAVIASARTAGLSVILDRHRPDSGGQSELWYTAQYSAERWIADWRMLAARYRDDSTVIGVDLHNEPHGAACWSCGDPATDWHAAATRAGNAVLEVNPNLLVIVEGVERQPDGTSTWWGGGLAGVADAPVELAVLDRVVYSPHDYPASVYAQSWFSAADYPANLEAVWERNWGYIASRGIAPVLLGEFGTTYRSESDRQWLQALVGYLQRTGISFAYWSFNPNSGDTGGIVADDWRTPQQEKLAALRPLLGPPAAPSVPVPVPTLPVPSSPVTPAPPVTPAPTTTPAPPAAPAPPTTPAGSKLAAEWVLQSAWGEGYVAEVVLTASGPVRSWSVSWDSPGAAAVTNSWGMDCTVQAERVTCTGGAWAGSLAAGQSVRVGLQVASSAAPTAPTLTVRAS from the coding sequence ATGATCCGCATTCCGCGACCGGTTACCCGGCACGGTCTCGTCGCCCTCGGCATGCTGCTCTCGGTCGTCACCGGACTCATCGGGGGGCTCGTGCCGAATTCCACGGATGCCAACGAGCGCGGCTGGTTGCACACCTCCGGCGCCGACATCGTGCGCGCGGACGGCACTCCCGTGACGATCAAGGCGATCTCCTGGTTCGGTCTCGAGACCTCGAACTGCGCACCCCATGGCCTCTGGACGATCCCGCTCGACGAGGGGATGCACCAGATCGCGTCGCTCGGTTTCACCACCGTGCGCCTGCCGTTCTCGAACGAATGCCTCGCCGCGAAGGCGAGCAGCTCGATCGACCGAACGACGAACCCGCAGCTCGCGGATCTCGCGCCCCTCGATCTGCTCGACGCTGTGATCGCGAGCGCCCGTACGGCCGGGCTCTCGGTAATCCTCGACCGCCACCGCCCCGACTCGGGTGGGCAGTCCGAGCTCTGGTACACCGCGCAGTACAGCGCGGAGCGGTGGATCGCCGACTGGCGGATGCTGGCGGCCCGCTACCGCGACGACTCCACAGTGATCGGTGTCGACCTGCACAACGAACCGCACGGTGCGGCGTGCTGGTCGTGCGGCGACCCGGCCACCGATTGGCACGCGGCGGCCACGCGGGCAGGCAACGCGGTGCTCGAGGTGAACCCGAACCTGCTCGTGATCGTCGAGGGTGTCGAACGCCAGCCCGACGGCACGTCGACGTGGTGGGGCGGGGGTCTGGCGGGCGTCGCCGACGCGCCCGTGGAGCTCGCGGTACTCGACCGGGTCGTCTACTCGCCGCACGACTATCCGGCGTCGGTGTACGCGCAGTCCTGGTTCTCGGCCGCCGACTATCCCGCGAACCTCGAGGCTGTCTGGGAGCGGAACTGGGGTTACATCGCCTCGCGCGGCATCGCGCCGGTCCTGCTCGGCGAGTTCGGCACCACCTATCGCAGCGAGAGCGACCGGCAGTGGTTGCAGGCCCTGGTGGGGTACCTGCAGCGCACCGGCATCAGCTTCGCCTACTGGTCGTTCAACCCGAACAGCGGCGACACGGGCGGGATCGTCGCCGACGACTGGCGCACTCCGCAGCAGGAGAAACTCGCCGCGCTCCGTCCCCTCCTCGGGCCGCCGGCCGCGCCATCCGTTCCCGTCCCTGTTCCGACGCTCCCGGTGCCGTCGTCGCCCGTCACCCCCGCTCCGCCCGTGACACCCGCGCCGACGACGACACCCGCTCCGCCCGCCGCCCCGGCGCCGCCGACGACCCCCGCGGGGTCGAAGCTCGCGGCGGAGTGGGTCCTGCAGAGCGCGTGGGGCGAGGGGTACGTCGCCGAGGTGGTGCTCACCGCATCCGGTCCGGTGCGATCGTGGTCCGTCTCCTGGGATTCCCCGGGTGCGGCGGCGGTGACGAACAGCTGGGGGATGGACTGCACGGTGCAGGCGGAACGCGTCACCTGCACGGGTGGGGCGTGGGCGGGTTCGCTCGCGGCGGGGCAGTCGGTACGGGTGGGGCTTCAGGTCGCCTCGTCCGCCGCTCCGACGGCGCCGACCCTGACGGTGCGCGCCTCGTAG
- a CDS encoding L,D-transpeptidase, with amino-acid sequence MPPASARRRWLPLAIAAATLAAAALVLVLVMGMDRTPVTPAAAPASPVATPTATPTPTPSETGAPVDATSYDVSGLPAAEVYSVIPALPVDADPGAALPGLLATPASAAIPVFAAPGEAPVAQLPQAQTYGGTTVPVVERQTNWVRVLVSGRQGTPPGGNPAQLSGWLRASDVTLTEDATRVDVSLSARTVSIVTPAGTETIATDFGWGAAATPTPLGRTFIMHTAVVPSFGYTRGHPLVYLGVQSPTLAGFSGASVAVTAFHYHDAHSGAISNGCLRLDAAAIDRLAQLPLGTPVVVTG; translated from the coding sequence ATGCCCCCCGCATCCGCCCGCCGTCGCTGGCTCCCGCTCGCCATCGCAGCGGCGACCCTCGCCGCTGCCGCCCTCGTGCTGGTGCTCGTGATGGGCATGGATCGCACACCCGTGACTCCCGCGGCGGCGCCCGCGAGCCCGGTGGCGACGCCCACCGCGACTCCGACTCCGACGCCGAGTGAGACCGGCGCACCGGTCGACGCGACGAGCTACGACGTCTCCGGGCTCCCCGCGGCCGAGGTGTACTCCGTGATCCCGGCGCTGCCGGTCGACGCGGATCCGGGGGCCGCCCTGCCTGGTCTGCTCGCCACCCCGGCGAGCGCCGCTATTCCGGTCTTCGCCGCTCCCGGCGAGGCCCCCGTCGCCCAGCTTCCGCAGGCGCAGACCTACGGCGGAACCACGGTTCCGGTCGTCGAGCGCCAGACGAACTGGGTGCGCGTTCTGGTGTCGGGACGGCAGGGAACGCCTCCCGGGGGAAACCCGGCGCAGCTGTCGGGGTGGCTGCGCGCCAGCGACGTGACCCTCACCGAAGACGCCACGCGCGTGGACGTCAGCCTCTCGGCCCGCACGGTCTCGATCGTCACCCCGGCCGGGACGGAGACGATCGCGACGGACTTCGGATGGGGAGCGGCGGCGACGCCGACCCCGCTCGGGCGCACCTTCATCATGCACACCGCGGTCGTGCCGTCCTTCGGGTACACCCGTGGTCACCCGCTCGTGTACCTCGGGGTGCAGTCGCCGACGCTCGCGGGCTTCTCCGGCGCATCCGTCGCCGTGACCGCGTTCCACTACCACGACGCTCATTCGGGGGCGATCTCGAACGGGTGCCTGCGGCTGGATGCCGCGGCGATCGATCGACTGGCACAGCTGCCGCTCGGTACTCCGGTCGTCGTCACCGGCTGA
- a CDS encoding aldo/keto reductase — translation MQTRPLGATGRTVSAIGLGTWQLGADWGAVDDAEARAVLTASADAGVTLFDTADVYGDGRSEQTIGRFLGDRPGHGITVATKMGRRLDQEPENYTPENFRAWTDRSRRNLGVDTLDLVQLHCPPTAVIESAATYDALDDLVAGGAIASYGVSVETTAQALAAIARPNVTNVQIILNPFRLKPLDEVLPAAADAGVSIFARVPLASGLLSGRYTAATTFSADDHRSYNRHGEAFDRGETFSGVDFEAGLAAVAELSAALPEDVSLPAATLAWIAALPGVTSVIPGARNTRQATANADAAALLDGGFELDAFDAVVRDVYDRRLRADIHPHW, via the coding sequence ATGCAGACCCGCCCGCTCGGCGCTACCGGCCGCACCGTCTCGGCCATCGGACTCGGAACCTGGCAGTTGGGGGCCGACTGGGGAGCGGTCGACGACGCCGAAGCGCGGGCGGTGCTCACCGCATCCGCCGACGCGGGAGTCACCCTGTTCGACACCGCGGATGTCTACGGCGACGGTCGGAGCGAGCAGACGATCGGCCGGTTCCTCGGGGATCGGCCCGGACACGGCATCACGGTGGCGACCAAGATGGGGCGCCGTCTCGACCAGGAGCCCGAGAACTACACCCCGGAGAACTTCCGCGCCTGGACCGACCGCTCCCGCCGCAACCTCGGCGTCGACACGCTCGACCTCGTGCAGCTGCACTGCCCGCCGACCGCGGTCATCGAGTCCGCGGCCACCTACGATGCGCTCGACGATCTCGTCGCGGGCGGGGCGATCGCATCCTACGGCGTCTCGGTCGAGACCACGGCGCAGGCGCTCGCGGCGATCGCGCGCCCGAACGTCACCAACGTGCAGATCATCCTGAACCCGTTCCGGCTGAAGCCCCTCGACGAGGTTCTGCCGGCGGCCGCGGATGCGGGCGTGTCGATCTTCGCCCGCGTTCCGCTCGCATCGGGGCTGCTGTCGGGCCGCTACACGGCAGCGACGACGTTCAGCGCCGACGATCACCGTTCGTACAACCGGCACGGCGAGGCGTTCGACCGGGGCGAGACCTTCTCGGGAGTCGACTTCGAGGCGGGCCTCGCCGCGGTCGCCGAGCTCTCGGCCGCGCTGCCGGAGGATGTCTCGCTGCCCGCCGCGACGCTCGCGTGGATCGCGGCGCTGCCCGGCGTCACGAGCGTGATTCCCGGAGCCCGTAACACTCGTCAGGCGACGGCGAACGCGGATGCGGCGGCGCTCCTCGACGGCGGCTTCGAACTCGACGCCTTCGACGCGGTCGTGCGCGACGTCTACGACCGGCGCCTGCGCGCAGACATCCACCCGCACTGGTAA
- a CDS encoding DUF1905 domain-containing protein, translated as MHFVFDAELYRWAARADSSWYFVAVPREFSDEIRQIPRVPRGFGAVRVEAEVAGLTWRTSIFPGEADGAYSLPIERAVRERAAAGEGDAIRVALIVLVG; from the coding sequence ATGCACTTCGTCTTCGATGCGGAGCTCTATCGCTGGGCTGCCCGAGCGGATTCGTCCTGGTACTTCGTCGCGGTGCCGCGGGAGTTCTCGGACGAGATCCGGCAGATCCCGCGCGTACCGCGAGGGTTCGGCGCGGTGCGGGTCGAGGCCGAGGTCGCGGGACTCACCTGGCGCACGTCGATCTTTCCCGGAGAGGCGGATGGCGCGTACTCGCTCCCGATCGAGCGAGCGGTTCGCGAGCGCGCGGCGGCGGGTGAAGGGGACGCGATCCGGGTCGCCCTGATCGTTCTCGTCGGCTGA
- a CDS encoding FUSC family protein produces the protein MTDAVRRVWTGLVAVGPRAGDHRVALRAAVSVAVPLLVVWAMGRLDLSVYASFGAFAALYGRHDTYADRIRMQAAAAAVLLGAMLLGTSLVVVGAPLAVRVIVVSVIAAGVTLIAYAGRWHPPGALFAVFAAGTTASLPAQPGTLATVLVVGGASAAFGIGLTASLALIRRGARPSAAPVRRERRPLGNLAGEMALTVGVGALLAGLAGLLLVGTHWYWAMVGAVAALGGAHVTARIVRGVQRLAGTLVGVLVAAAILGLHLPPVLTILVAVVLQAGAEMFVGRNYGIAMVFITPLALLMVELAAPTDPTVLVRDRLLDTLIGVTIGTLVSAASATLRRTRSPGLG, from the coding sequence GTGACGGATGCGGTGCGACGGGTGTGGACGGGGCTCGTCGCCGTCGGCCCTCGCGCGGGGGATCATCGCGTCGCTCTTCGCGCCGCGGTGAGCGTCGCCGTTCCGCTCCTGGTGGTGTGGGCGATGGGGCGACTCGACCTCAGCGTGTACGCGAGCTTCGGGGCCTTCGCGGCCCTGTACGGCCGCCACGACACGTATGCCGACCGCATCCGGATGCAGGCGGCCGCGGCCGCGGTACTGCTCGGTGCGATGCTCCTCGGCACGTCGCTCGTCGTGGTCGGCGCTCCCCTCGCGGTCCGGGTGATCGTGGTGTCGGTGATCGCCGCGGGCGTGACTCTCATCGCCTACGCGGGACGCTGGCATCCGCCGGGCGCCTTGTTCGCCGTGTTCGCGGCGGGCACGACCGCGTCGCTGCCGGCCCAGCCCGGAACCCTCGCGACGGTGCTCGTGGTGGGCGGTGCGAGTGCCGCCTTCGGGATCGGGCTGACCGCGTCGCTGGCGCTGATCCGGCGGGGTGCTCGCCCTTCGGCGGCGCCGGTGCGCCGAGAACGCCGTCCCCTCGGCAACCTCGCCGGCGAGATGGCGCTCACGGTCGGAGTGGGTGCCCTGCTCGCGGGGTTGGCGGGTCTGCTCCTCGTCGGCACGCACTGGTACTGGGCCATGGTCGGCGCCGTCGCGGCGCTCGGCGGCGCGCACGTCACCGCGCGGATCGTGCGCGGCGTGCAGCGACTGGCCGGCACGCTCGTCGGCGTCCTCGTCGCCGCAGCGATCCTGGGGCTGCACCTGCCGCCCGTCCTCACGATCCTCGTGGCGGTCGTGCTGCAGGCGGGTGCGGAGATGTTCGTCGGACGAAACTACGGGATCGCGATGGTCTTCATCACGCCCCTCGCGCTCCTCATGGTCGAGCTCGCCGCGCCGACCGATCCGACGGTGCTGGTGCGCGACCGTCTCCTCGACACACTGATCGGCGTCACGATCGGCACACTCGTCTCGGCCGCATCCGCCACTCTGCGACGCACCCGCTCGCCCGGTCTAGGCTGA
- a CDS encoding MFS transporter: MSAPRPPARVFRGNPIATLVAVCFGLFMVGLDATVVSIANPAIAADLGTSFTELQWITNVYLLGLAVFLILGGKIGDRFGRRRMYLIGVAAFAITSVAIGLIGSVEGVIFFRALQGASAALLMPQTLSLLRSTFPREKFGMAVGIWGGVSSVAIAAGPIVGGALVQVLGWQSIFYINAPIAVIGIVFAAFALAESTAERQEGRFDVLGVVLLALGLAALVIAIVQGEAWGWGSASTIGAFALAVVFLVVFVIVEARVRNPLLPLGLFRSPRFSVGGLAIGTNFFALLGVTFFLTLYLMNLRGIDGLVAGVMLLPLSGVSIVASPIGAIVVSRIGARWTMIIGLVAIAASFFALMTTTVDSPYLAMAAAFVVLSFGVGFTMTAGADSIVGSAPVQYAGVAGGFQSTMLQLGGALGTAVFSAIVSASVAGSALDLTETERGSLAQGILPEGTTGADTIVAQAAFLDGFHTALLTGAIVALVVAVLAAVLIRDQRRPAVEVVLEETVEGLAAHA, from the coding sequence ATGTCCGCACCCCGCCCGCCCGCCCGCGTCTTCCGCGGCAACCCGATCGCGACTCTGGTCGCGGTCTGTTTCGGCCTCTTCATGGTCGGCCTCGACGCCACCGTCGTCTCGATCGCCAACCCCGCGATCGCGGCCGACCTCGGTACGTCCTTCACCGAGCTGCAGTGGATCACGAACGTGTATCTGCTCGGGCTCGCCGTCTTCCTCATCCTCGGCGGCAAGATCGGCGACCGATTCGGTCGTCGCCGGATGTACCTCATCGGCGTCGCCGCGTTCGCGATCACGTCGGTCGCGATCGGGCTGATCGGCTCGGTGGAAGGCGTCATCTTCTTCCGCGCCCTGCAGGGCGCCAGCGCGGCGCTTCTGATGCCGCAGACGCTGTCGCTGCTGCGCTCGACGTTCCCGCGAGAGAAGTTCGGCATGGCCGTGGGCATCTGGGGCGGCGTCTCGTCCGTCGCCATCGCGGCCGGACCGATCGTCGGCGGCGCTCTCGTGCAGGTTCTCGGCTGGCAGTCGATCTTCTACATCAACGCGCCGATCGCCGTGATCGGCATCGTCTTCGCCGCGTTCGCGCTCGCGGAGTCCACCGCTGAGCGTCAAGAGGGCCGCTTCGACGTGCTCGGGGTGGTCCTGCTCGCGCTCGGCCTCGCGGCGCTCGTGATCGCAATCGTGCAGGGCGAAGCCTGGGGCTGGGGGAGTGCGTCGACCATCGGCGCCTTCGCTCTGGCCGTGGTGTTCCTCGTCGTCTTCGTGATCGTCGAAGCCCGCGTCCGCAATCCGCTGCTGCCGCTCGGACTGTTCCGTTCCCCGCGCTTCTCGGTCGGCGGACTCGCGATCGGCACGAACTTCTTCGCGCTCCTGGGCGTCACGTTCTTCCTCACGCTCTACCTGATGAACCTGCGTGGGATCGACGGTCTGGTCGCGGGCGTCATGCTGCTCCCGCTGTCCGGAGTCTCCATCGTCGCCTCGCCGATCGGCGCGATCGTCGTGAGCCGGATCGGCGCGCGCTGGACCATGATCATCGGGCTCGTGGCCATCGCCGCCTCGTTCTTCGCGCTCATGACGACCACGGTCGATTCGCCGTACCTCGCCATGGCGGCGGCGTTCGTGGTGCTCTCGTTCGGTGTCGGTTTCACGATGACTGCGGGCGCGGATTCCATCGTCGGCAGCGCCCCCGTGCAGTACGCCGGCGTCGCGGGCGGCTTCCAGTCCACGATGCTGCAGCTCGGCGGGGCTCTCGGCACCGCGGTGTTCTCCGCGATCGTGTCCGCGAGCGTCGCGGGGTCCGCGCTGGACCTCACCGAGACCGAGCGCGGTTCCCTCGCGCAGGGCATCCTCCCCGAGGGAACCACCGGTGCCGACACGATCGTCGCGCAGGCGGCGTTCCTCGACGGCTTCCACACGGCACTGCTGACCGGCGCGATCGTCGCGCTCGTCGTGGCGGTGCTGGCGGCGGTCCTCATCCGGGATCAGCGGCGCCCCGCGGTCGAGGTCGTGCTCGAGGAGACCGTGGAAGGCCTCGCGGCCCACGCATGA
- a CDS encoding prepilin peptidase, producing MLADGAVAVAYAVFAVQSVVLAIIDLRTHRLPNRIVLLGYPVAIVLFGIAALLRPDLWALGRALLAGAILFAFYLLLRMLQRGGMGGGDVKLAGVIGIMLGFAGWDAVVIGLFAGFLGGGLYSAVLLARRRANRRTAVPFGPWMLLGAWVGIAAHLAGV from the coding sequence ATGCTGGCAGACGGGGCAGTGGCGGTGGCGTACGCGGTGTTCGCCGTGCAGAGCGTCGTACTCGCGATCATCGACCTCCGCACCCACCGGTTGCCGAACCGGATCGTGCTGCTGGGCTACCCGGTCGCCATCGTCCTGTTCGGCATCGCCGCACTCCTTCGGCCGGATCTGTGGGCGCTCGGGCGTGCGCTGCTCGCGGGCGCGATCCTCTTCGCGTTCTATCTGCTGCTCCGGATGCTGCAGCGCGGCGGCATGGGCGGCGGCGACGTGAAGCTCGCCGGGGTGATCGGCATCATGCTGGGCTTCGCCGGGTGGGACGCCGTCGTCATCGGACTGTTCGCGGGATTCCTCGGCGGGGGTCTCTACAGTGCGGTACTGCTCGCCCGTCGACGCGCCAATCGGCGCACCGCCGTTCCCTTCGGGCCGTGGATGCTGCTCGGCGCGTGGGTGGGCATCGCGGCGCATCTCGCGGGAGTCTGA
- a CDS encoding DEAD/DEAH box helicase encodes MSISETPAPAETEPAVETLSFADLGLDAAVLKALKDVGYETPSAIQAATIPPLLQGRDVIGMAQTGTGKTAAFALPILSQLDTTKSKPQALVLAPTRELALQVCEAFEKYAAHIRGVHVLPIYGGQGYGTQLSALRRGVHIVVGTPGRIMDHLEKKTLDLSELAFMVLDEADEMLKMGFAEDVETILAETPADKQVALFSATMPAQIRRISQQYLRDPEEITVKNKTATSANITQRYLNVSYPQKVDALTRILEVENFEGMIVFVRTKNETETLAEKLRARGYTASAISGDVAQAQREKTVNQLKSGKLDILVATDVAARGLDVDRISHVVNFDLPIDTESYVHRIGRTGRAGRQGDAISFVTPRERRMLAAIEKATRQPLTQMQLPSVDDVNATRLTRFDEAISGALEQTARIDRFRDIIAHYVTHHDVPEADVAAALAVVAQGETPLLLDPADERPVRVDRDRTDRPERDSRGGEDRPERRARPSQSSLVKYRLAVGRRHKVEPRQIVGALANEGGLRREDFGQIDIRPEFTLVELPADMPGSVLDKLSGTRIGGKLIEMRLDQGAPGGRRDRDRKPRH; translated from the coding sequence ATGAGCATTTCTGAGACCCCCGCTCCCGCCGAGACCGAGCCCGCCGTCGAGACACTGTCCTTCGCCGACCTCGGCCTCGACGCTGCGGTGCTGAAGGCGTTGAAGGATGTGGGTTACGAGACCCCCTCCGCCATCCAGGCCGCCACCATCCCCCCGCTCCTCCAGGGTCGCGACGTCATCGGTATGGCGCAGACCGGTACCGGTAAGACCGCCGCGTTCGCGCTGCCCATCCTGTCGCAGCTCGATACGACCAAGAGCAAGCCGCAGGCCCTCGTGCTGGCCCCCACCCGTGAGCTCGCCCTGCAGGTGTGCGAGGCGTTCGAGAAGTACGCGGCGCACATCCGCGGCGTGCACGTGCTGCCGATCTACGGCGGTCAGGGGTACGGGACCCAGCTGTCGGCTCTGCGTCGCGGCGTGCACATCGTCGTCGGCACCCCCGGTCGCATCATGGACCACCTCGAGAAGAAGACACTCGATCTCTCCGAGCTCGCGTTCATGGTGCTCGACGAGGCCGACGAGATGCTGAAGATGGGCTTCGCCGAGGACGTCGAGACGATCCTCGCCGAAACGCCCGCCGACAAGCAGGTCGCCCTCTTCTCCGCGACCATGCCCGCCCAGATCCGTCGGATCTCGCAGCAGTACCTGCGCGACCCGGAAGAGATCACGGTCAAGAACAAGACCGCGACGTCGGCCAACATCACGCAGCGCTACCTGAACGTGTCGTACCCGCAGAAGGTCGATGCCCTCACCCGCATCCTCGAGGTCGAGAACTTCGAGGGCATGATCGTGTTCGTCCGCACGAAGAACGAGACCGAGACCCTCGCGGAGAAGCTCCGCGCCCGGGGTTACACCGCATCGGCGATCAGCGGTGACGTCGCTCAGGCCCAGCGCGAGAAGACCGTCAACCAGCTGAAGTCGGGCAAACTCGACATCCTGGTCGCGACGGATGTCGCCGCCCGCGGCCTCGACGTCGACCGCATCAGCCACGTCGTGAACTTCGACCTTCCGATCGACACCGAGTCCTACGTGCACCGCATCGGCCGCACGGGTCGCGCCGGCCGACAGGGCGACGCGATCAGCTTCGTCACTCCGCGTGAGCGACGGATGCTGGCAGCCATCGAGAAGGCGACACGCCAGCCGCTGACCCAGATGCAGCTGCCGAGCGTCGACGACGTCAACGCCACGCGCCTCACGCGCTTCGACGAAGCGATCTCCGGCGCCCTCGAGCAGACGGCCCGCATCGACCGGTTCCGCGACATCATCGCGCACTACGTGACGCACCACGACGTGCCGGAGGCGGATGTGGCGGCAGCGCTCGCCGTCGTCGCGCAGGGCGAGACTCCTCTCCTGCTCGACCCGGCGGACGAGCGTCCGGTGCGCGTGGACCGCGACCGCACGGACCGCCCGGAGCGCGACTCGCGCGGCGGCGAGGACCGACCCGAACGCCGTGCCCGCCCGTCGCAGTCCTCGCTCGTGAAGTACCGCCTGGCCGTCGGCCGACGCCACAAGGTGGAGCCGCGTCAGATCGTCGGCGCACTCGCGAACGAGGGCGGCCTGCGCCGTGAGGACTTCGGACAGATCGACATCCGTCCCGAGTTCACGCTCGTCGAGCTGCCGGCCGATATGCCGGGCTCGGTGCTCGACAAGCTGAGCGGCACGCGCATCGGCGGGAAGCTGATCGAGATGCGTCTCGACCAGGGCGCCCCCGGCGGACGTCGCGACCGCGACCGCAAGCCGCGCCACTGA
- a CDS encoding MarR family transcriptional regulator yields the protein MDGNDAPDELGLIALADAVLALAHQLERRGPAARDLEALTNTEITVIREAHREPGVTATRIAAATGLQRSYVSASAHGLEARGLLTRGEPAEGQRGVGFHPTPQADADLLRIQRGWVELLSASTPGVLAGAAAAAAALDAIATAIGEARAAGDAASSQPAAE from the coding sequence ATGGATGGCAACGATGCACCGGACGAACTCGGACTGATCGCTTTGGCGGACGCGGTGCTCGCACTCGCTCACCAGCTCGAGCGGCGCGGCCCTGCCGCCCGAGACCTGGAAGCGCTCACGAACACCGAGATCACGGTGATCCGCGAAGCGCATCGCGAACCCGGCGTCACCGCCACCCGCATCGCCGCCGCGACCGGACTCCAGCGCAGCTACGTGAGCGCGAGCGCACACGGGTTGGAGGCCCGCGGACTCCTCACCCGCGGCGAACCGGCCGAGGGCCAGCGCGGGGTGGGGTTCCACCCGACGCCGCAGGCGGATGCCGATCTCCTCCGGATCCAGCGCGGTTGGGTCGAGCTCCTGAGCGCGTCCACCCCCGGAGTCCTCGCCGGCGCGGCCGCCGCGGCGGCCGCGCTCGACGCGATCGCCACCGCGATCGGCGAGGCGCGCGCCGCGGGAGATGCCGCATCGTCGCAGCCCGCCGCCGAATGA
- a CDS encoding YihY/virulence factor BrkB family protein produces the protein MSASESAPTSPGLLPRATSWALQRTLVRGFLLYAEHRGAQLADSITYRTLFSVFAAVLLVFSAAAVWLSGNPDAWDALIATVNSAIPGLVGDGKGAVIDASEIKAPEGFTIAGVISLVALVGAAIGAVGSLRNSLRILADKVGADAFFVFVLLRNLLLAIAIGGLLLVSAIATFLTSASIGTVTGWLGLPQDSVPVLVLTYLVSVVIVFLLDTVVIVLMFVALSGVRPPARALWSGAALGGFGLLVLQQLSGLFVGGASSNPLLATFATLIALLLWINLSAQVILISSAVIITMTREHEDRVRARFGAATFLQRRVQRAEDAVAAAVAELEDARVAEEKERAAQRA, from the coding sequence ATGTCGGCATCGGAATCTGCCCCCACGTCTCCCGGTCTCCTCCCGCGGGCGACGTCCTGGGCGTTGCAGCGCACGCTCGTCCGCGGCTTCCTGCTCTACGCCGAACATCGCGGTGCGCAGCTGGCCGACAGCATCACCTATCGCACCCTGTTCAGCGTGTTCGCGGCCGTGCTGCTGGTGTTCTCGGCCGCCGCCGTGTGGCTGTCGGGCAATCCCGACGCGTGGGACGCCCTGATCGCCACGGTCAACTCCGCCATCCCGGGACTCGTCGGCGACGGCAAGGGTGCCGTGATCGACGCATCCGAGATCAAGGCGCCCGAGGGCTTCACGATCGCCGGGGTGATCTCGCTCGTGGCGCTCGTCGGCGCGGCGATCGGCGCCGTCGGGTCGCTGCGCAACTCGCTCCGCATCCTGGCCGACAAGGTCGGCGCCGACGCCTTCTTCGTCTTCGTCCTCCTCCGCAACCTGCTGCTCGCCATCGCGATCGGCGGACTTCTGCTCGTTTCGGCGATCGCCACGTTCCTGACGTCCGCCTCCATCGGCACGGTCACCGGGTGGCTGGGCCTTCCGCAGGATTCGGTTCCGGTCCTGGTGCTCACCTACCTGGTGTCCGTCGTCATCGTCTTCCTGCTCGACACGGTCGTCATCGTGCTGATGTTCGTCGCGCTGTCGGGGGTGCGGCCGCCCGCCCGCGCGCTCTGGAGCGGCGCTGCCCTGGGCGGTTTCGGTCTGCTCGTCCTCCAGCAGCTCTCGGGTCTTTTCGTCGGTGGGGCGTCGTCGAACCCGCTGCTCGCGACGTTCGCGACGCTCATCGCGCTGCTGCTGTGGATCAACCTCTCCGCCCAGGTCATCCTGATCTCGAGCGCCGTGATCATCACGATGACCCGGGAGCACGAGGATCGCGTTCGCGCGCGTTTTGGAGCGGCGACGTTCCTTCAGCGCCGTGTGCAGCGCGCGGAGGACGCCGTGGCGGCCGCCGTCGCCGAACTCGAGGACGCGCGGGTCGCCGAGGAGAAGGAACGCGCGGCTCAGCGCGCGTAG